GTGACGTGGGCGAGGTCGTGGTAGTCGAGTCCGGCGCGGCGGAGCTTGGCGTCGGAGAGGTCGAAGCCGAGCGGCTCGACGAGATGGAGGTGCGCCCCGGTGACCGCGGCGAGTCGGATCGCATTGCCGGTGTTGCCCGGGATCTCGGGGGTGCAGAACACGATGCTCAGGTTCATCACGGAGCAAGTGTAGTGCGCGGCGGCCCGGGTGCGCCCGCTGACGACGTCACAGCGGGGACGTCACAGCGGGGACGCGGATCGGGATGGCGCCGGGCGGGAGCTGAGGGCTTCGACCGTAATAGAACAGGGGCGATCAACCGTGTCAGTGGGTGGCGATAGCGTGATGACATGACGACGGTGACGGAGATGGGAACGATGACTGCGGGGTCGGAAGCGACGGCAGCGGCGATGACAACGACGACGGGGATTGCGATGGCCGGCCCTGTTGGCACGGGCGATCCGACCGGTGCCCGCAGACCGGGCGGCCCGCACGGAGGTGGTCGTGCGCAGGGCCCGGCCGGTGTGCATCGACCGGACGGTGCGGAACCGGAGGAGAGTGCGGCGCTCGGGCGTGATTCCGGCGGCGGCGCGGTGCAGGAGGGACCGGAGCGCACCGAGCTCGTCGCAGAGGTGCGCCGCGCCGCGGCCCGGATCGCCCAGTGCCAGGCGGGCTTCATCGCGCTGCTCGATCGCATCGAGCAGGAGCGGGCGTGGGAGGGGTGGGTCGGCATCCGGAGCTTCGCGCACTGGGTGGCGTACGCGTGCGAGATGACGCCCCACACCGCTCGCGAGTACATCCGAGTGGCACGCGGACTGCGCGAGCTCCCCGAGGTGGCCCGGCTGTTCGGGGAGGGGCGCGTGTCGTACTCGAAGGTGCGGGAGATCACCCGCCTCGCCGGTCGGATCGATGCGGACGAGGCCGCCCGGATGTGTCGGTACGCCACCTCGGCCCAGCTCTCACGCATGGTCTCCACCTATCGCCGGATCGCACCGGACCCGGAGCAGGATGTGCGGTCGCTGCCCGGTGATGTGCTCCGGGTCGAACCGCTGCCCGGCGATCGGGCGCGGATCGTCATCGAGCTCCCCGAGCCGGAGGCGGCCGAACTGCTCGCGCTCGTCGAAGCGGCGGTCGATCGCACGGTGAGAGCTGGCGCCGGGGAGGCCGGTGCCGAGAGTGATGGTGACGGCGAGCAGGTGGCTCCTGCGGAACCGATCTCGCGCGTCGACCGACTCCTCGATCTCGTGCGGCGGGGAGCGCGGAGCCCGGGTGAGGGCGGGGCGACCTCCCGCCGCGCCGAGGTCTACGTCCACGCCGCGGTCGGGACCGTGGCCGCAGCGGGAAGCGGAGCCGAGGGAACGGGGCCGAAAGCTGCGAAGCCGGTGACCGAAAGGGCGGGTGCCGAAGAGTTGACGGTCGATGCGGCGGCGGGGACCCGCGCGACGGTCGAAGTGCCCGAGGGCGAGGGACCCGTGGGTGAGGCGCCCGATACCGCCTACATCGAGGGGTACGGGCCGGTGTCCGCCGCCGTCGTCGGACGGATGGTCTGCTCCGCGCCACTGGTCGGAGCGCTGCTCGACGGATCGGGCGATGTGCTCGCGC
This Brevibacterium ihuae DNA region includes the following protein-coding sequences:
- a CDS encoding HNH endonuclease signature motif containing protein, with the translated sequence MQEGPERTELVAEVRRAAARIAQCQAGFIALLDRIEQERAWEGWVGIRSFAHWVAYACEMTPHTAREYIRVARGLRELPEVARLFGEGRVSYSKVREITRLAGRIDADEAARMCRYATSAQLSRMVSTYRRIAPDPEQDVRSLPGDVLRVEPLPGDRARIVIELPEPEAAELLALVEAAVDRTVRAGAGEAGAESDGDGEQVAPAEPISRVDRLLDLVRRGARSPGEGGATSRRAEVYVHAAVGTVAAAGSGAEGTGPKAAKPVTERAGAEELTVDAAAGTRATVEVPEGEGPVGEAPDTAYIEGYGPVSAAVVGRMVCSAPLVGALLDGSGDVLALGRTRRLASHRQRRALAIRDVGCQFPGCSRTRLLEAHHIRPWSAGGSTDVDGMLLLCRSHHIAVHEHAVVITRAVPSSPPSMDAACAAPSASAVPSASAAARRFVFTVDGADLMPEPSAGSDVAVFDSAWFRWSDAYRIRSGERSAGTLQQASENQGPDAVEPDRIRTLGGGEGFDLGECVRWIFDAARLLAEGQAEGEAEGHIEGHVEEGEAAHRAA